In Lathamus discolor isolate bLatDis1 unplaced genomic scaffold, bLatDis1.hap1 Scaffold_70, whole genome shotgun sequence, the DNA window TCCTGAAGTTTCAGGCGAGGCTCGAGCCCAGAAACCCTAACTGTGTCCTTTATTCCCTTCCTTAAAGGGGAAATCACGGAAGAGCTTGGTAAGTCCTTCCCGGTCTTTCCGCCTtgcccttcccctttccctacTATTCCCCTTTCCCTGCCCTTCTCCCACTTGCAATGTGGGTGCTGCGAAGAACCTGAAGCTTTgtctcttttccctgtttttcccaTTCCCAGAAGAGCAGAGCGCGCGCATTGGTGAGTGCTGCTCTTCCATAGGGAAATGGAGCTCTTCCCTTCTAACATGGGATAAAAGGAGCCTTAGGCTCCGTGTCCGTGGCTGCTCCATGTTTGCTTCTCCCCGAGCACCCCAAATCCCTCTGGAATGATGGTTTGGATACATGGGGATCAGTGATGTTCAATCCATTGGGATACAACCCAAAATCCATAAACTTCTGGTTGATGGATCTATAAGGGGGAAAGAACCATAATTaaatctccttttccttttgctctttccAGAGGAACTCATGGCGGAGCTGGGTGAGTCCCTTCCCTACCCCAACCAGGGTGGATCCTTTGGGATTTAGGCTGGGGTTGGTGGGAACCAGTTGGGTTTTTGCTTGAAGATGAGGGAAGCACATATGGGAATGACAGCCAGGACTAAATGGGAATGTCAGTTCTCTACATGGAACAGCAAAACACCAGCTTATCTCAGGATGAACACCCCAAAACTGGGGAATAACtcatttccccccccctttttccatctgttttccctctttcagGACAACGGGATGCCCGAATTGGTACGtgtccccctcctccctgctcccacacTTGTGCTTCCATTGccatggtgatggtgatggatCAGTTGGGATTTGTTCTCTCTCAGGTGACCTGTCCGCAGGGATCGGTGAGTGTTTTCCTGCTTCCAACCACGTGCTTTGGGATTTGGATTTGGGAAAATGCCAGCTGGGAATAACTCGGATTGATTTTGTCTTCTCTCTCCCTAGAGACCCGCGAGAGGAGGATTGGTGAGTGGCAGAGGCAGGCCTGagacctctgtgtgtgtgatccTGGCACTGGGAATTCTCATGGGaatccttcctttcctcttgtcTCTCCAGAGGAACTCACAGAGGAGCTCGGTGAGCGGCTCGGATGGGAGAGAGATCCATGGAATGGGTGGGAAGGGACTAAAGCTCATCCCATTCCGGCCCAACAccgcgggcagggacaccttccgccggagcaggttgctccaaccctgaagggatggagcatccaaaccttctccattcaACACATTCCaatgtcccaccaccctcagcGTGAGGAACTTCCTCCCATTATCCCATCCAagtcttccctcttccttttggGAGCCGTTATCCTCATCCCGTCCCCATGTGCCATTGTAGAAGCCCCTTCCCAGGTCATGTCTTtaagcactggaagctgctccaaggtctccctggagccttcccttctccgtATCTCATCTCATTATCCAAGCAATGCTAATCCCTGGGCACAGGAATCTGGGATTACTTTGGGAATGCTGGGGACGCTCACTGACCATTCcctttgcttctcttcccaGCGGAATACAAAGCCAAAGCACGTGAGTGACGTGGGGGGTTGGAGTGGTGGGAATGTGGCGCTGTGGGTGTTCCGCATCCATGGACATCACGGGATCACCCGGGAGAGGGGgaagcactgccaggaatgtCGCAGTGGTAACCGGGCTTTGGTTTCTCCTCTGCAGGAAGGTGCCTCCAGGAGCACAGTGAGTGACCCCCCTGGCTCCAGGACCCCCCCTGGCTCCAGGATCCCCCCCTGGCTCCAGGATCCCCCCCTGGCTCCAGGATCCCCCCCCTGGCTCCAGGATCCCCCCCTGGCTCCAGGATCCCCCCCCTGGCTCCAGGATCCCCCCCTGGCTCCAGGATGCCCCCGGCAGCGCCGTGAGTGCTTTGTGTGTGTCCttagggaaggaagaggagatgATGGGTGAGTGCTGGCAGAGAGAAGGATGCGATGGGTGAGTGATGGGGCTCTGGAAGGGACCACAAGGAGCCCTGAGGGACAAAACACCCTCTGGATGCCCAAGAGGACACCAAAACACCCATGAGATGCCAAGGAAGGCACCAAAACCCCCTGTAGATGCCCAAGAGGACACCAAAACCCCCTGTAGATGGCCAAGAGGACACCAAAACCCCCTGTAGATGCCCAAGATGACACCAAAACCCCCTGTAGATGCCCAAGAGGACACCAAAACGCCCTGTAGGTGCCCAAGAGGACACCAAAACCCTTTGTAGATGCCCAAGACGACACCAAAACCCCCTGTAGATGCCCAAGACGACACCAAAACCCCCTGTAGATGCCCAAGAGGACACCAAAACACCCATGAGATGCCAAGGAAGGCACCAAAACCCCCTGTAGATGCCCAAGAGGACACCAAAACCCTTTGTAGATGCCCAAGATGACACCAAAACCCTTTGTAGATGCCCAAGAGGACACCAAAACCCTTTGTAGATGCCCAAGACGACACCAAAACCCTTTCTAGATGCCCAAGAGGACACCAAAACCCCCTGTAGATGCCCAAGAGGACACCAAAACCTTTTGTAGATGCCCAAGAGGACACCAAAACACCCATTAGATGTCAAGGAAGGCACCAAAACCCCCTGTAGATGGCCAAGAGGACACCAAAACACCCATTGGATGTCAAGGAAGGCACAAATACCCCCTGTAGATGCCCAAGAGGACACCAAAACACCCATGAGATGCCAAGGAAGGCACCAAAACCCCCTGTAGATGCCCAAGAGGACACCAAAACCCTTTGTAGATGCCCAAGAGGACACCAAAACCCCCTGTAGATGCCCAAGAGGACACCAAAACCCCCTGTAGATGCCCAAGAGGACACCAAAACCCTTTGTAGATGCCCAAGAGGACACCAAAACCCTCTGTAGATGCCCAAGAGGACACCAAAACCCCCTGTAGATGCCCAAGAGGACACCAAAACACCCATGAGATGCCAAGGAAGGCACCAAAACCCCCTGTAGATGCCCAAGACGACACCAAAACCCCCTGTAGATGCCCAAGATGACACCAAAACCCCCTGTAGATGCCCAAGACGACACCAAAACCCCCTGTAGATGCCCAAGATGACACCAAAACCCCCTGTAGATGCCCAAGACGACACCAAAACCCCCTGTAGATGGCCAAGAGGACACCAAAACCCCCTGTAGATGCCCAAGAGGACACCAAAACACCCATTAGACGCCCCAGAGGACCCCGGTCCCAGGCAAAGAGCAGCTCCGGGGTTAacctcccccttcccttcccctcccctcctgcagcagaggtgaCGCTGGACGCGGCCACGGCCCATCCGCGCCTCATCGTGTCCCCGGAGCTGCGGAGCGTGCGGTGGGAATTCCGCCTGGAGGAGCCTCCCGACATTCCCGAGCGCTTCACCGCCGATCCCTGCGTGCTGGGCTGCGAATCCTTCTCCTCCGGGCGGCACTGCTGGGAGGTGGACGTGGCCCAGGGGCAGTACTGCGCCTTCGGCGTCAGCACGGACTCCTTGAAGAGGAAGGACCCCATCAGCTTCAGCCCCGAGGAGGGGATCTGGGCCCTGCAGCAATGGGGCTTCCAGAGCAGAGCCCTCACGTCCCCCCCCATCGCCCTGAACCTGGCGCGGGTGCCCCGCAGGATCCGGGTGTCCTTGGACTATGAGTGGGGAGAGGTGAGGTTCTTCGACGTGGAGAACCAAGTCCCCATCTTCACCTTCCCTCCAGCCTCCTTCCGTGGGGAGCGGCTCCGGCCCTGGTtctggctggagctgggctccATCTCCCTGTGCCGGTGACCGTCCTGGTGCggaggggctggaggagccccGGGGGAGCCTTGGGAGCTGTGGGACGTCACTGATGGACACCGTGGTCATCACCATCCGCATCACTGTCCCCTGATGTCCCTTTGGTATCCCTGATGTCCCTTTGGTATCCCTGATATCCCTTTGGTATCCCTCTTCCACCCCTGCGTGCTCCAAGAGCCTTGACCCATGGCTCCCACCCCACCATCGGACACCCAACGGGTGCTTCCCAATGGACAATAAACCACTCGAGCCTCTCCAGAGCATTTGATCCCTTTATGCGGCTGGTCCCAGGGTTAGGCCTGTCCTTGGATCATTCCATGTGGGATCATTC includes these proteins:
- the LOC136006782 gene encoding uncharacterized protein LOC136006782 is translated as MMDSGKRNADLDGWDAKIRRLKEDPGECFPPRAAPSPLTVTNRFCFPLSRPEESDTELEECDTENGELTAEIDSLTSELEERDRRISKLTAELGECDAKIKERDRKTTKLAAEVRRLTALLGDRDSRLRKLTAELTKCDATIRIFTVELGEQHTKIGELTADIKECSRKLRKQAAELEERDVTIRSIAIIPFLSGENEAEIRRLTELLEELREQEADGSSEELEDSDLERDELTAELEEQSARIEELMAELGQRDARIGTCPPPPCSHTCASIAMVMVMDQLGFVLSQVTCPQGSRPARGGLRNTKPKHVSDVGGWSGGNVALWVFRIHGHHGITRERGKHCQECRSGNRALVSPLQEGASRSTDPPPGSRIPPWLQDAPGSAMPKMTPKPPVDAQEDTKTPSEVTLDAATAHPRLIVSPELRSVRWEFRLEEPPDIPERFTADPCVLGCESFSSGRHCWEVDVAQGQYCAFGVSTDSLKRKDPISFSPEEGIWALQQWGFQSRALTSPPIALNLARVPRRIRVSLDYEWGEVRFFDVENQVPIFTFPPASFRGERLRPWFWLELGSISLCR